A window of the Vigna angularis cultivar LongXiaoDou No.4 chromosome 3, ASM1680809v1, whole genome shotgun sequence genome harbors these coding sequences:
- the LOC108326096 gene encoding uncharacterized protein LOC108326096, producing the protein MNTTMHSHIETILWSEDQISRRVSELAAEVSADFAGCSRAPIVVGVATGAFLFLADFVRKIDFSVSVDFVRAESYGSGTESNGAPTISLDLKVDINARHVILVEDIVDTGHTLSRVIKHLKSKGASSVSVCTFLDKPARRKVNVQLVGEGKFYRGFECPDCFVVGYGMDFAEHYRNFPYIGVLKPELYE; encoded by the exons ATGAACACGACCATGCATTCCCACATTGAGACAATTCTGTGGAGCGAGGACCAAATTTCTCGCCGTGTCTCGGAGCTTGCCGCCGAAGTTTCCGCTGACTTTGCTGGTTGTTCTCGAGCGCCCATAGTCGTGGGTGTTGCCACGGGTGCCTTCCTCTTCTTGGCAGATTTTGTTCGCAAAATCGACTTCTCAGTATCCGTTGATTTCGTCCGAGCTGAATCCTACGGTTCAGGAACAGAATCCAATGGCGCACCCACCATTTCCTTGGATTTGAAGGTCGACATCAACGCTCGTCATGTCATCTTG GTTGAAGACATTGTAGATACTGGTCATACCTTATCTAGAGTCATTAAGCACTTGAAATCAAAAGGAGCATCCTCTGTTTCTGTGTGCACTTTTCTTGATAAACCTGCAAGGAGAAAAGTAAATGTTCAGCTGGTGGGTGAAGGAAAATTCTACCGTGGATTTGAG TGCCCAGACTGTTTTGTTGTTGGTTATGGAATGGATTTTGCCGAACACTATAGAAATTTTCCTTACATTGGTGTTTTGAAGCCTGAACTTTACGAGTGA
- the LOC108326692 gene encoding polyadenylate-binding protein 3: protein MAAAVSSPMTQSVTATAAPVTALGGGPFSNASLYVGDLDGNVNEEQLYDLFSQVAQIVSIRVCRDQSKRSSLGYAYVNFSNAQDATNAMELLNFTPVNGKPIRIMFSQRDPSIRKSGQGNVFIKNLDTSIDNKALHDTFAAFGTVLSCKVATDNNTGLPKGYGFVQFDNEDSAQNAIKQLNGMLINDKQVYVGLFIRRQARTNGSPKFTNVYVKNFSEAFTDEDLSKLFGSYGTITSATIMKDMNGKSRCFGFVNFQNPDSAATAVERLNGTAIDDKVLYVGRAQKKAEREAELKAKIEQERISRYEKLQGANLYLKNLDDNFSNEKLKDLFSEFGTITSCKVTVDSNGHSKGSGFVAFSTPEEASKALNEMNGKLIGRKPLYVAVAQRKEERKAHLQAHFAQIRTSGGMTPLPAGIPVYHHPGAPRLAPQQLYFGQGNPGFMPPQPAGYSFQQQILPGMRPGFAPNFITPYPLQRQAQSGHRTGVRRNGNLQPMQQSQMMIHRNSNQGFRYLPNGRNGPTMPMHFDGSGINAAPNDGQRSGALSTTLASALASATPENQRMMLGEHLYPLVERLTLNQYTAKVTGMLLEMDQSEVINLIESPEDLKTKVSEAMQVLYEATPESGVADQIGSLSVNE, encoded by the exons ATGGCAGCAGCGGTTTCTTCACCGATGACTCAATCTGTGACTGCAACAGCGGCTCCCGTAACTGCATTGGGCGGAGGACCATTTTCAAATGCCTCGCTGTATGTGGGCGATCTCGACGGAAATGTAAACGAGGAGCAACTTTATGATCTTTTCAGTCAAGTTGCTCAGATTGTTTCAATTAGGGTTTGCAGGGATCAGAGCAAGCGATCCTCTCTTGGTTACGCTTATGTCAATTTTTCTAACGCTCAGGACG CAACCAATGCTATGGAACTTCTAAACTTCACTCCTGTCAATGGAAAACCAATTCGAATTATGTTTTCTCAACGTGATCCAAGCATTCGGAAAAGTGGACAAGGCAACGTGTTCATCAAGAACCTGGATACATCAATTGATAACAAAGCATTGCATGACACTTTTGCTGCTTTTGGCACTGTACTTTCTTGTAAGGTGGCTACTGATAACAATACTGGTCTGCCAAAAGGGTATGGTTTTGTTCAGTTTGATAATGAAGATTCTGCCCAGAATGCAATCAAACAGTTGAATGGCATGTTGATCAATGACAAGCAAGTTTACGTTGGACTCTTTATCCGGCGTCAGGCTCGGACAAATGGATCACCTAAATTTACTAATGTGTATGTGAAAAATTTTTCTGAAGCATTCACAGACGAGGATCTCAGTAAGTTGTTTGGCTCTTACGGTACCATAACTAGTGCAACTATCATGAAAGATATGAATGGGAAATCTAGatgttttggttttgtaaattttcaaaatccaGATTCAGCCGCAACTGCAGTGGAAAGACTAAATGGTACCGCCATTGATGATAAGGTTTTATATGTGGGGAGGGCTCAGAAGAAAGCAGAAAGAGAGGCTGAATTGAAAGCCAAAATTGAGCAGGAAAGAATAAGTAGATATGAAAAATTACAAGGTGCTAATTTGTATTTGAAAAATCTTGATGACAACTTCagtaatgaaaaattgaaagatCTTTTTTCTGAGTTTGGGACTATAACATCTTGCAAG GTGACTGTCGACTCAAATGGACATAGCAAGGGATCTGGTTTTGTGGCTTTTTCTACACCAGAGGAAGCAAGTAAAGCT TTGAATGAAATGAATGGCAAGTTGATTGGACGAAAGCCTCTTTACGTTGCTGTGGCCCAGCGCAAAGAAGAGAGGAAAGCTCATTTACAG GCTCATTTTGCTCAAATCCGAACATCGGGTGGAATGACACCTCTGCCTGCTGGCATTCCTGTTTATCATCATCCAGGGGCACCAAGACTTGCTCCTCAACAATTATATTTTGGTCAAGGCAACCCTGGCTTCATGCCCCCACAGCCTGCTGGATATTCATTCCAGCAGCAAATTTTGCCTGGAATGAGGCCTGGGTTTGCCCCCAATTTCATTACTCCTTATCCCCTTCAAAGGCAGGCTCAGTCTGGACACAGGACTGGAGTTCGACGAAATGGAAATCTTCAACCAATGCAACAGAGCCAG ATGATGATACATCGTAATTCCAACCAAGGGTTTCGATACTTGCCTAATGGTCGAAATGGTCCAACTATGCCCATGCACTTTGATGGTTCTGGAATTAATGCAGCACCTAATGATGGTCAGCGTTCTGGAGCATTGTCTACTACACTTGCATCGGCTCTTGCGTCTGCCACTCCAGAAAATCAGCGCATG ATGTTGGGTGAACATCTGTATCCTCTTGTGGAGCGTCTCACATTAAACCAATACACAGCAAAGGTGACTGGGATGCTACTGGAAATGGACCAGTCCGAAGTAATTAATCTCATCGAATCTCCTGAGGACCTGAAGACAAAGGTGTCTGAGGCTATGCAGGTATTATATGAGGCTACACCTGAATCTGGAGTTGCTGATCAGATTGGATCGTTATCCGTAAATGAATGA